Below is a genomic region from Xylophilus sp. GW821-FHT01B05.
GGCCACGGCATCGGCCAGGGCCTTCTCCAGCTTGGCCTTGACCTCGGGCGGCAGGCCGTGCGGCGCCACCACGGCGATCCAGGTGTCGGTATCCACATCAAAGCCGTACTCGGCAAAGGTCGGCACATCGGGCAGCAGGGGCGAGCGCTTGGCGGTGGTGACGGCAATCGCCTTGATCTTGCCGGTCTTGAGCTGCGGGATGGCGGCCGAGACGGTGTCCACCGAGAACGGCACCTGCCCGCCCATCAGGTCGGTCATGGCCGGTGCGCTGCCTTTGTAGGGCACGTGCGTGAGCTGCGTGCCGGTGGCGTGCAGGATCAGCTCGCCCGCGAACTGCGCGGTGGTACCGGTGCCAAAGGAGGCATAGGCGTACTTGCCCGGCGCGGCCTTGGCGAGCGCGACGAACTCCTTCGGGTTGTTGGCGGGGGTGTCCTTGCTGGCCAGCAGGATCAGGCCGGTGCGGCCGACCAGCCCGATCGGCTCAAAGCTTTTCACCGGGTCATAAGGCAGCTTGGGCTGGATCGCCGGGTTG
It encodes:
- a CDS encoding tripartite tricarboxylate transporter substrate binding protein → MKHTSFLACAALATMAALTASAPAWADAAYPSRPIQLVIPFPPGGATDVIGRMVAKALGDKLGQPVVADNRAGAGTIIGAGFTAKAPADGYTLLISSGTTFTVNPAIQPKLPYDPVKSFEPIGLVGRTGLILLASKDTPANNPKEFVALAKAAPGKYAYASFGTGTTAQFAGELILHATGTQLTHVPYKGSAPAMTDLMGGQVPFSVDTVSAAIPQLKTGKIKAIAVTTAKRSPLLPDVPTFAEYGFDVDTDTWIAVVAPHGLPPEVKAKLEKALADAVALPEVRQKFVSIGLEATYKNGAAVSAMIEKELPVMRAVAQRAKIQAE